The proteins below come from a single Beutenbergia cavernae DSM 12333 genomic window:
- the moaCB gene encoding bifunctional molybdenum cofactor biosynthesis protein MoaC/MoaB has translation MPPDDSGLTHLDEQGRARMVDVGDKDVTDRVATAAGTVVTTARVVRAIAQGGRDLAKGDVVAVARLAGIGAAKRTWELVPLCHQIPLSGVDVDVRTDVADGADDDDVAHVHLTATARTRGRTGVEMEALTAVAVAGLTVHDMIKAVDPAAVLTDVRLVQKTGGRHGTWTRPDPSARGSVRDRERIFAAADASAAPARPLPRTARVLVVSTGVAVGTRADTTGPAIVDWLTERGFAAESDVTADADVAAALAGSLAPPGGSPPALVVTTGGTGVSPTDRTPEATAPLLARELPGLADAVRRAGADVPGAVLSRALAGVSAGGTVVVNLPGSPSGVTDGLAVLDGVLDHLLAQVAGGGAHE, from the coding sequence GTGCCCCCTGACGACTCCGGCCTCACCCATCTCGACGAGCAGGGCCGCGCCCGGATGGTCGACGTCGGCGACAAGGACGTGACGGACCGCGTCGCGACGGCGGCAGGGACCGTCGTGACGACGGCGCGGGTCGTCCGCGCGATCGCTCAGGGCGGTCGGGACCTGGCGAAGGGCGACGTCGTCGCGGTGGCGCGGCTCGCGGGCATCGGTGCGGCGAAGCGCACGTGGGAGCTCGTCCCGCTGTGCCACCAGATCCCGCTGTCGGGGGTCGACGTCGACGTGCGCACGGACGTGGCGGACGGTGCCGACGACGACGACGTCGCGCACGTCCACCTCACGGCGACGGCCCGTACCCGCGGGCGCACGGGCGTCGAGATGGAGGCGCTCACCGCCGTCGCCGTCGCGGGGCTGACCGTGCACGACATGATCAAGGCCGTCGACCCGGCCGCCGTGCTGACGGACGTCCGGCTCGTCCAGAAGACCGGGGGGCGGCACGGGACGTGGACGCGACCCGACCCCTCCGCGAGAGGATCTGTGCGCGACCGCGAGAGGATCTTCGCGGCCGCCGATGCCTCCGCGGCCCCCGCCCGGCCCCTGCCGCGGACGGCACGCGTGCTGGTCGTCTCGACGGGCGTCGCGGTCGGCACCCGGGCCGACACCACCGGACCGGCGATCGTGGACTGGCTGACGGAGCGCGGGTTCGCCGCGGAGTCGGACGTGACCGCCGACGCCGACGTCGCCGCGGCGCTCGCCGGCAGCCTCGCTCCGCCGGGCGGGTCCCCGCCCGCGCTCGTCGTCACCACGGGCGGCACCGGGGTCTCCCCCACGGACCGCACGCCGGAAGCGACGGCGCCGCTGCTCGCGCGGGAGCTGCCCGGGCTCGCGGACGCCGTCCGGCGCGCCGGGGCCGACGTGCCGGGGGCGGTGCTGAGCCGCGCGCTCGCGGGGGTGAGCGCCGGTGGGACGGTCGTCGTGAACCTGCCCGGCTCACCGTCCGGCGTCACCGACGGTCTCGCCGTGCTCGACGGCGTCCTCGACCACCTGCTCGCCCAGGTCGCCGGAGGTGGGGCGCATGAGTGA
- a CDS encoding XdhC family protein, whose amino-acid sequence MDAVLAAVAEGAEPFALATVVATWSSAPRGVGARMLVRSDSSVLGSLTGGCVEADVHARAVEVLDSGVPQLVRYGVSDEDAGAVGLTCGGTVEIFLQRVRDAEPLRAFAQRVADGVPVAFATVVAHDGGTPGASVAVGPEGLLAGGTGSDRLDSALAHDAASLVAAGRTAELTYGLDGSRQGVGIRVLVDVVAPSPRLIVAGVTDFAAAVTTLGAFLGFRVTLCDARATFATRERFADAHEIAVDWPHRYLAAELGAGRVDGRTVVVVLTHDPKFDEPLLEVALAADLAFVGAMGSRRTHADRLARLRARGVPQEALARLRSPVGLDLGGRSPRETALSIMAEVVAVRSRGSGAPLSGTAGPLHHEVAREHA is encoded by the coding sequence ATGGACGCCGTCCTCGCGGCCGTGGCCGAGGGCGCGGAGCCGTTCGCGCTCGCCACGGTCGTGGCCACCTGGAGCTCGGCGCCGCGCGGCGTCGGCGCGCGCATGCTCGTGCGCTCGGATTCCTCGGTGCTCGGCTCGCTCACGGGGGGCTGCGTCGAGGCGGACGTGCACGCGCGCGCGGTGGAGGTGCTCGACAGCGGAGTCCCGCAGCTCGTCCGGTACGGCGTGAGTGACGAGGACGCCGGGGCCGTCGGCCTCACCTGCGGCGGCACCGTCGAGATCTTCCTGCAGCGGGTGCGGGACGCAGAGCCGCTCCGCGCTTTCGCGCAGCGCGTTGCCGACGGCGTGCCGGTCGCCTTTGCGACGGTGGTGGCGCACGACGGCGGGACGCCGGGGGCGTCGGTCGCCGTCGGACCGGAGGGTCTGCTCGCTGGCGGGACCGGTTCGGACCGGCTCGACTCCGCCCTCGCGCACGACGCGGCGAGCCTCGTCGCCGCCGGCCGGACGGCTGAGCTGACGTACGGGCTCGACGGCAGCCGGCAGGGCGTCGGGATCCGCGTGCTCGTCGACGTCGTGGCGCCGTCCCCGCGTCTGATCGTCGCCGGCGTCACGGACTTCGCGGCTGCCGTGACGACGCTCGGGGCGTTCCTGGGGTTCCGCGTCACGCTGTGCGACGCCCGCGCCACGTTCGCGACCCGGGAGCGGTTCGCCGACGCGCACGAGATCGCCGTCGACTGGCCGCACCGCTACCTCGCGGCGGAGCTGGGGGCCGGGCGCGTCGACGGGCGGACCGTCGTCGTCGTCCTCACGCACGACCCGAAGTTCGACGAGCCGCTGCTCGAGGTCGCTCTCGCGGCCGACCTCGCGTTCGTCGGCGCGATGGGGTCGCGGCGCACGCACGCCGACCGGCTCGCGAGGCTGCGTGCACGCGGGGTTCCCCAGGAGGCGCTCGCACGGCTGCGCTCGCCGGTGGGTCTCGACCTCGGCGGGCGCAGCCCCCGCGAGACGGCGCTGTCGATCATGGCCGAGGTGGTCGCCGTCCGGTCGCGGGGAAGCGGGGCGCCGTTGAGCGGGACGGCCGGGCCGCTGCACCACGAGGTGGCGCGTGAGCACGCCTGA
- the fgd gene encoding glucose-6-phosphate dehydrogenase (coenzyme-F420) has translation MLRLGYKASAEQFAPRDLLAYTVLAEQAGFDSVFVSDHLQPWRHTGGHAPAALPWLGAAAASTERVLLGTSVLTPTLRYHPGVVAQAFATLGCLAPGRVTLGVGSGESMNEAPLGLPWPDGKERYARFREAIALIQALWAGERVTIDGTYYSARDATIYDRPDVPVPLYVAASGPSATRLAGRVGDGFICTSGKGRELYTETLLPALAEGAAKSDRTLADLDLMIEMKVSYDPDHARALEATRNWGALALTSEEKVGVEDPVEMERLADALPTERTASRWIVSDDPDEHVERIWSYVEMGFTHLVFHDPRADQAAFLERYAEEILPRLRARERQVS, from the coding sequence ATGCTGCGACTCGGGTACAAGGCGTCGGCGGAGCAGTTCGCGCCGCGGGACCTGCTCGCGTACACCGTGCTGGCCGAGCAGGCCGGGTTCGACTCCGTGTTCGTGAGCGACCACCTGCAGCCGTGGCGGCACACCGGGGGCCACGCCCCTGCGGCGCTGCCGTGGCTCGGCGCGGCAGCCGCGAGCACCGAGCGCGTGCTGCTCGGCACGAGCGTGCTCACGCCTACCCTGCGCTACCACCCGGGCGTCGTCGCCCAAGCGTTTGCCACGCTCGGCTGCCTCGCGCCCGGGCGGGTCACTCTCGGCGTCGGCTCCGGCGAGTCGATGAACGAGGCGCCGCTCGGCCTGCCCTGGCCGGACGGCAAGGAACGGTACGCACGGTTCCGGGAAGCGATCGCGCTCATCCAGGCGCTGTGGGCGGGGGAGCGCGTCACGATCGACGGCACGTACTACAGCGCCCGGGACGCGACGATCTACGACCGTCCGGACGTGCCCGTCCCGCTGTACGTCGCGGCGTCGGGGCCGTCCGCCACCCGGCTGGCGGGGCGCGTCGGCGACGGCTTCATCTGCACGAGCGGCAAGGGGCGGGAGCTGTACACCGAGACGCTGTTGCCGGCGCTCGCGGAGGGCGCGGCGAAGAGCGACCGGACGCTCGCCGACCTCGACCTCATGATCGAGATGAAGGTGTCGTACGACCCGGACCACGCCCGGGCCCTCGAGGCGACGCGGAACTGGGGCGCGCTGGCGCTCACGTCCGAGGAGAAGGTCGGTGTCGAGGACCCCGTCGAGATGGAACGGCTGGCGGACGCGCTCCCGACCGAGCGCACCGCGAGCCGGTGGATCGTCTCCGACGACCCGGACGAGCACGTGGAGCGGATCTGGTCCTACGTCGAGATGGGCTTCACGCACCTCGTCTTCCACGACCCCCGGGCGGACCAGGCAGCGTTCCTCGAGCGCTACGCCGAGGAGATCCTGCCGCGGCTGCGGGCCCGGGAGCGGCAGGTGAGCTGA
- a CDS encoding HesA/MoeB/ThiF family protein, with protein MDGARTPLDADYLQRHVRQLMLPGYDVATQERLQGARVLVVGAGGLGCAVLPQLVASGIGTIGIVDDDVVETSNLARQTLYGPADVGTPKVEAALAQLGRLAPDARLVGHRTRLDATNDGELLSGYDLVVDGSDNFPTRYLVDDAAAALGMPLVWGAVHQFAGQCGVAWAPDHPTYRDLFPREPAPGEIPSCAEAGVLPGVCATIGALLATEAVKVLTGVGDPLLGRVLLYDARRAELKEVAYRAATGGRAGAPPAAAPPGPPPSVPAAPSAPAAPSARAVPAASAREPRALTPHELAALRADDAPPLVLDVREDWEISLAALPGTRNVPLRELPQRIDEIPADADVVVLCHHGVRSEQAARFLLAAGRSRVSHLAGGIDAWSRTVDPGVRRY; from the coding sequence ATGGACGGCGCACGCACCCCCCTCGATGCCGACTATCTGCAGCGCCACGTCCGCCAGCTCATGCTTCCCGGGTACGACGTCGCCACGCAGGAACGACTGCAGGGCGCGCGGGTGCTGGTGGTCGGCGCGGGCGGGCTCGGCTGCGCGGTCCTCCCCCAGCTCGTCGCGTCCGGCATCGGGACGATCGGCATCGTGGACGACGACGTCGTCGAGACCTCGAACCTGGCCCGCCAGACGCTCTACGGTCCCGCGGACGTCGGCACGCCGAAGGTCGAGGCCGCGCTCGCGCAGCTCGGGCGGCTGGCGCCGGACGCTCGCCTGGTCGGCCATCGGACGCGGCTCGACGCCACGAACGACGGTGAGCTGCTGAGCGGGTACGACCTCGTGGTCGACGGCAGCGACAACTTCCCGACCCGGTACCTCGTCGACGACGCCGCGGCCGCGCTCGGCATGCCGCTCGTGTGGGGCGCCGTGCACCAGTTCGCCGGCCAGTGCGGCGTCGCCTGGGCGCCCGACCACCCCACGTACCGGGACCTCTTCCCGCGCGAGCCCGCGCCCGGCGAGATCCCGTCGTGCGCGGAGGCCGGGGTGCTGCCGGGCGTCTGCGCCACGATCGGCGCCCTGCTCGCCACGGAGGCTGTCAAGGTGCTGACCGGCGTCGGCGACCCGCTGCTCGGCCGCGTGCTGCTGTACGACGCACGCCGCGCCGAGCTGAAGGAGGTGGCCTACCGCGCCGCGACCGGCGGGCGCGCCGGTGCCCCGCCCGCCGCTGCCCCGCCCGGCCCGCCGCCGTCCGTCCCTGCGGCGCCGTCCGCACCGGCAGCGCCGTCCGCACGAGCGGTCCCGGCAGCCTCCGCGAGAGAGCCGCGCGCCCTCACGCCCCACGAGCTCGCGGCCCTCCGCGCCGACGACGCGCCGCCCCTCGTCCTCGACGTCCGCGAGGACTGGGAGATCAGCCTCGCCGCCCTCCCCGGCACGCGGAACGTCCCGCTGCGCGAGCTGCCGCAACGCATCGACGAGATCCCCGCCGACGCCGACGTCGTCGTCCTCTGCCACCACGGCGTCAGGTCCGAGCAGGCGGCACGGTTCCTCCTCGCCGCGGGCCGCTCGCGTGTGAGTCACCTCGCGGGTGGGATCGACGCGTGGTCGCGCACGGTCGATCCTGGCGTGCGTCGGTACTAG
- a CDS encoding nucleotidyltransferase family protein, producing the protein MSTPEAPRLAGLVLAAGAGRRMGGPKALLTTASGETWVRRAARMLRDAGCDPVLVTVGAAADDVVAALDSDVTVVRVPDWEEGLGAGVRAGLARIDPEASDAVVVVPVDVLTTAAADVTAVVDAVVVAGASGQPPAAALRHGLGRALHDGAPGHPVVIGAERVAEAIAQARGDAGPRALLAGAVGVEIGPRPDLDTPADVAAAADAPGGHGPRGALGWRGREEDG; encoded by the coding sequence GTGAGCACGCCTGAGGCGCCGCGCCTGGCAGGGCTCGTGCTCGCCGCCGGGGCCGGCCGCCGCATGGGTGGACCCAAGGCGCTGCTGACGACGGCGTCCGGCGAGACCTGGGTGCGGCGCGCCGCGCGGATGCTGCGCGACGCCGGGTGCGACCCCGTGCTCGTCACGGTGGGGGCAGCGGCGGACGACGTCGTGGCGGCGCTCGACAGTGACGTGACCGTCGTTCGTGTGCCCGACTGGGAGGAGGGGCTCGGAGCCGGGGTGCGCGCCGGCCTGGCGCGGATCGACCCCGAGGCGAGCGACGCCGTCGTCGTCGTGCCCGTCGACGTCCTGACCACCGCCGCAGCCGACGTGACAGCCGTCGTGGACGCCGTCGTCGTCGCCGGTGCGAGCGGTCAGCCTCCTGCCGCGGCTCTGCGGCACGGCCTCGGCCGCGCGCTGCACGACGGCGCCCCGGGGCACCCGGTGGTCATCGGGGCGGAGCGCGTCGCCGAGGCGATCGCGCAGGCTCGCGGCGACGCCGGGCCGCGGGCGCTGCTGGCGGGCGCCGTCGGCGTCGAGATCGGGCCGCGACCGGACCTCGACACGCCCGCCGACGTGGCGGCGGCCGCCGACGCCCCCGGCGGGCACGGTCCCCGCGGCGCCCTAGGCTGGAGGGGACGGGAGGAGGACGGATGA
- the moaA gene encoding GTP 3',8-cyclase MoaA gives MTLLSLGMPRVRFTPPDAAERPAVPSLVDSFGRIARDLRISVTEKCSLRCTYCMPAEGLPLIPRSDLLTPSEIGRLVEIAVRDLGIREIRFTGGEPLVRKDLPEIVAQARAAAGRAGRPDLPLAMTTNGIGLDRKADELVRAGLTRVNVSLDTVHREAFAALTRRDRLPDVMAGIRAAREAGLGGGAPVKVNAVLMAATLDGAPDLLAWCLAEGVRLRFIEEMPLDADEAWRREEMVDAATLLERLGRRFTLTPVGRDDPASPAEEWEVDGGPERVGIIASVTRSFCAACDRTRLTAEGTVRSCLFSDDETDLRGPLRAGADDVAIAELWRGGMWRKWAGHGIDAEGFRPPARSMGAIGG, from the coding sequence ATGACGCTGCTCAGCCTCGGCATGCCGCGCGTGCGCTTCACGCCGCCGGACGCCGCGGAGCGTCCCGCCGTCCCCAGCCTGGTCGACTCGTTCGGACGCATCGCCCGCGATCTGCGGATCTCCGTGACCGAGAAGTGCTCGCTGCGCTGCACGTACTGCATGCCGGCGGAAGGGCTGCCGCTGATCCCGCGGAGCGACCTCCTGACGCCGTCGGAGATCGGGCGGCTCGTCGAGATCGCCGTCCGCGACCTCGGCATCCGCGAGATCCGGTTCACCGGCGGCGAGCCGCTCGTGCGGAAGGACCTGCCGGAGATCGTCGCGCAGGCACGGGCCGCGGCCGGGCGCGCGGGACGGCCCGACCTGCCGCTGGCGATGACCACCAACGGGATCGGGCTGGACCGCAAGGCCGACGAGCTCGTGCGAGCGGGGCTCACGCGCGTCAACGTGTCCCTGGACACCGTGCACCGCGAGGCGTTCGCGGCGCTGACCCGCCGAGACCGGCTCCCGGACGTCATGGCCGGTATCCGGGCGGCGCGCGAAGCCGGCCTCGGTGGCGGCGCGCCAGTGAAGGTCAACGCCGTGCTCATGGCGGCGACGCTCGACGGCGCACCCGACCTGCTCGCGTGGTGTCTCGCCGAGGGCGTCCGGCTGCGGTTCATCGAGGAGATGCCGCTGGACGCCGACGAGGCGTGGCGCCGCGAGGAGATGGTCGACGCCGCGACGCTGCTCGAGCGGCTCGGGCGGCGCTTCACGCTCACGCCGGTGGGTCGCGACGACCCGGCCTCGCCCGCGGAGGAGTGGGAGGTCGACGGCGGGCCGGAGCGCGTCGGCATCATCGCCTCGGTGACCCGGTCGTTCTGCGCGGCGTGCGACAGGACGCGGCTCACGGCGGAGGGCACGGTGCGCTCCTGCTTGTTCAGCGACGACGAGACCGACCTGCGCGGCCCGTTGCGCGCCGGGGCGGACGACGTCGCGATCGCCGAGCTGTGGCGCGGCGGGATGTGGCGGAAGTGGGCCGGGCACGGGATCGACGCGGAGGGCTTCCGGCCACCCGCACGGAGCATGGGAGCAATCGGTGGCTGA
- a CDS encoding MoaD/ThiS family protein: MAELHTRTAPGGTAGVDGRDRAPRTVTVRYFAAAEEVTGRSEEELVVAGGTIRDLRAALLARYGDAMGAVVRTGSFLVDGVVETDDAAPLAGRVDVLPPFAGG; this comes from the coding sequence GTGGCTGAGCTGCACACGCGGACGGCGCCCGGCGGCACGGCAGGCGTGGACGGCCGGGATCGCGCGCCGCGGACGGTGACGGTCCGCTACTTCGCGGCCGCGGAGGAGGTGACGGGGCGCTCGGAGGAGGAGCTCGTCGTCGCCGGGGGGACGATCCGTGACCTGCGCGCGGCACTGCTGGCGCGGTACGGGGACGCGATGGGCGCCGTCGTCCGGACGGGGTCGTTCCTCGTGGACGGGGTCGTCGAGACTGACGACGCCGCCCCGCTCGCCGGACGCGTGGACGTTCTCCCACCGTTCGCCGGCGGCTGA
- a CDS encoding molybdenum cofactor biosynthesis protein MoaE, with translation MSEPSAVVLARIAPAPIDAGEVRDAVASPDCGAVVEFAGVVRDHDGGRGVLRLDYSAHPDAARLLAECCARVAAEFDGVRLAAVHATGELRIGDLALAAAVAAPHRAQAFAAAARLVDAIKAEVPIWKRQHYADGDSGWVGL, from the coding sequence ATGAGTGAGCCCTCCGCCGTCGTGCTCGCCCGCATCGCCCCGGCGCCGATCGACGCCGGAGAGGTGCGCGACGCCGTCGCCTCCCCCGACTGCGGCGCCGTCGTGGAGTTCGCGGGCGTGGTGCGCGACCACGACGGCGGACGCGGCGTCCTGCGGCTGGACTACTCGGCGCATCCCGACGCCGCCCGGCTGCTGGCGGAGTGCTGCGCGCGGGTCGCTGCCGAGTTCGACGGCGTCCGGCTCGCCGCGGTGCACGCGACCGGCGAGCTGCGCATCGGGGACCTGGCTCTCGCCGCCGCCGTCGCCGCGCCCCATCGGGCGCAGGCGTTCGCCGCGGCCGCGCGGCTCGTGGACGCGATCAAGGCGGAGGTGCCGATCTGGAAGCGGCAGCACTACGCCGACGGCGACTCCGGCTGGGTCGGCCTCTAG
- a CDS encoding 2-hydroxyacid dehydrogenase gives MSAVLVCLSDYPRDLVEGWVADGDVEVVLARRGAPMAEVLPDLERADVVIGDAARTFPLDGAVLARMRRCRLLVHPAVGLDGVVDLDAARAHGITVVNAPGYNAEAVADWTLMAMLLMLRDGTAADRDLREHGWHARPLGRELGAMTVGIVGYGAIGRAVHRRLRGFGATVLLTDSRPVPPGDALDGRQVELDDLLGGSDVVTLHAPLTDTTRHLLDARRLARMRDGSVLVNAARGELVDEVALAAAIEAGRPAAAALDVFATEPLPPSSPLLALENVYASPHIAAGTVQARQRVRALVGDAVRGALLDLTTTDAG, from the coding sequence ATGAGCGCCGTCCTCGTCTGCCTGTCCGACTACCCGCGCGACCTCGTCGAGGGGTGGGTGGCCGACGGCGACGTGGAGGTCGTGCTCGCGCGCCGCGGGGCGCCGATGGCGGAAGTGCTGCCCGATCTCGAGCGGGCCGACGTGGTCATCGGCGACGCCGCGCGCACGTTCCCGCTCGACGGTGCCGTCCTCGCCCGGATGCGACGGTGCCGCCTGCTCGTGCACCCGGCCGTCGGGCTGGACGGCGTCGTCGACCTCGACGCAGCCCGCGCCCACGGGATCACGGTGGTGAACGCGCCCGGCTACAACGCGGAGGCGGTCGCCGACTGGACGCTCATGGCGATGCTGCTCATGCTGCGCGACGGCACCGCCGCGGATCGCGACCTGCGCGAGCACGGCTGGCACGCGCGGCCGCTCGGCCGCGAGCTCGGGGCGATGACGGTGGGCATCGTGGGCTACGGTGCGATCGGCCGCGCCGTGCACCGCCGGCTCCGCGGGTTCGGGGCCACGGTGCTGCTCACCGACTCGCGCCCGGTGCCGCCCGGCGACGCCCTCGACGGCCGGCAGGTCGAGCTCGACGACCTGCTGGGCGGGTCCGACGTCGTCACCCTCCACGCTCCGCTCACCGACACGACCCGCCACCTGCTGGACGCGCGCCGGCTGGCCCGGATGCGGGACGGAAGCGTTCTCGTCAACGCCGCGCGCGGCGAGCTCGTCGACGAGGTGGCGCTCGCCGCAGCGATCGAGGCAGGGCGACCTGCCGCCGCCGCCCTCGACGTGTTCGCGACCGAGCCGCTGCCGCCGTCGAGCCCGCTGCTGGCGCTCGAGAACGTGTACGCCTCGCCACACATCGCGGCGGGTACCGTGCAGGCGCGACAGCGTGTCCGCGCACTCGTCGGCGACGCCGTCCGGGGCGCGCTGCTCGATCTCACCACCACCGACGCGGGCTGA
- a CDS encoding LacI family DNA-binding transcriptional regulator, which translates to MSERTIRPGAATMIDVARLAGVSTATVSRVLNGVATVDSALAERVRSAADEVRYVTNTTGRALRRQRIDTWAAVVADVENHFFTSMVAALENVAQVAGFSVMLCNSDEDVARERRYLQAAIAQRMSGVVIAVVSETDSSLQSLLDAGIPTVAVDRRVHDFAGDAILLDNVEAGRMAARHLLSQGYAAPLCIAGPRDVSTTEDRLAGFREVFAEEGVSVADSRVIRTELLGERAEGIVADQVEADPDVDAVFALNGPLTAASFRGIEAARRRIPGDVALLGVDDDHWTRMVNPRVSVVAQPVDRIGQLAGEVLAARTRGEERDAEHVLLAPELRIRASTSRRS; encoded by the coding sequence ATGAGCGAGCGGACGATCCGCCCGGGCGCCGCGACGATGATCGACGTCGCCCGCCTCGCCGGCGTCTCGACCGCCACCGTCTCGCGCGTGCTGAACGGGGTCGCCACCGTCGACTCGGCGCTCGCCGAGCGCGTGAGGTCCGCCGCCGACGAGGTGCGCTACGTGACGAACACCACGGGCCGCGCCCTGCGCCGCCAGCGGATCGACACGTGGGCGGCTGTCGTGGCCGACGTCGAGAACCACTTCTTCACCAGCATGGTCGCCGCGCTCGAGAACGTCGCCCAGGTCGCGGGGTTCTCGGTCATGCTCTGCAACAGCGACGAGGACGTCGCCCGCGAGCGTCGGTACCTCCAGGCCGCGATCGCGCAGCGGATGTCCGGCGTCGTCATCGCCGTCGTCTCCGAGACCGACTCCTCGCTGCAGAGCCTGCTCGACGCCGGCATCCCCACCGTCGCCGTCGACCGGCGCGTGCACGACTTCGCCGGCGACGCGATCCTGCTGGACAACGTCGAGGCCGGCCGGATGGCCGCGCGGCACCTGCTCTCCCAGGGGTATGCCGCGCCGTTGTGCATCGCCGGCCCCCGTGACGTCTCGACCACCGAGGACCGGCTCGCCGGGTTCCGCGAGGTCTTCGCGGAGGAGGGCGTGTCGGTCGCCGACTCCCGCGTGATCCGCACCGAGCTCCTCGGCGAGCGCGCCGAGGGGATCGTCGCCGACCAGGTGGAGGCGGATCCCGACGTCGACGCCGTGTTCGCGCTGAACGGACCGCTCACGGCGGCCAGCTTCCGCGGGATCGAGGCGGCGCGCCGCCGGATCCCGGGCGACGTGGCCCTGCTCGGCGTCGACGACGACCACTGGACCCGCATGGTCAACCCGCGGGTGAGCGTCGTCGCGCAGCCCGTCGATCGGATCGGCCAGCTCGCGGGCGAGGTGCTCGCGGCGCGCACCCGAGGCGAGGAGCGCGACGCCGAGCACGTGCTGCTCGCTCCGGAGCTCCGCATCCGCGCGTCGACCAGCCGAAGGAGCTGA
- a CDS encoding type IV toxin-antitoxin system AbiEi family antitoxin, translating to MLVDASAEDGKELRLASARLVVPEHAVVCDDFAAWLFGVETHAPADRFEIVPSFVVPHGRNRIASSRARTRQTVFPDADVVDLDGLRVTSPIRTASDLLRRRWRPYALAAADAMAHAKVIDVVELREFVAALRRFPGVRQAQELAPRVDARSESHGESWQRCRILDAGFPTPAVQHVVERGDGRIWRLDMAFVEHGVASEYDGREFHSEDDDVARDVARRSDLRKRFGWRFSIGNRENIFGTDPAFELRLGELLGMAPRARTW from the coding sequence GTGCTCGTCGACGCGTCGGCGGAGGACGGCAAGGAGCTGAGGCTCGCGAGTGCCCGGCTCGTCGTCCCCGAGCACGCAGTGGTGTGCGACGACTTCGCAGCGTGGCTGTTCGGCGTCGAGACCCATGCGCCAGCCGACCGGTTCGAGATCGTGCCCTCGTTCGTCGTCCCCCACGGTCGGAACCGCATCGCGTCCTCTCGAGCGAGGACGAGGCAGACGGTCTTCCCGGATGCCGACGTCGTCGACCTCGATGGCCTCCGGGTCACGTCGCCGATCCGCACCGCCTCGGACCTCCTGCGTCGTCGGTGGAGGCCGTACGCACTGGCGGCGGCTGATGCGATGGCGCACGCCAAGGTGATCGACGTCGTCGAGCTTCGGGAGTTCGTCGCAGCGCTTCGCCGCTTCCCGGGAGTGCGTCAGGCTCAGGAGCTCGCGCCACGCGTGGATGCGCGCTCGGAGTCGCACGGCGAGTCGTGGCAGCGGTGCCGGATCCTCGATGCCGGGTTCCCAACCCCCGCCGTACAGCACGTGGTCGAGCGCGGCGACGGCAGGATCTGGCGGCTCGACATGGCGTTCGTGGAGCACGGAGTGGCCTCGGAGTACGACGGGCGAGAGTTCCATTCTGAGGACGACGACGTCGCGCGCGATGTCGCCAGGCGAAGCGACCTCCGGAAGCGTTTTGGTTGGCGATTCTCGATCGGCAACCGCGAGAACATCTTCGGCACGGACCCGGCGTTCGAGCTCCGGCTCGGTGAGCTGCTGGGGATGGCGCCACGCGCTCGGACGTGGTGA